Proteins from a genomic interval of Pseudoalteromonas sp. MEBiC 03607:
- a CDS encoding DUF1543 domain-containing protein produces MALFLVYLGGRIQGCHIEMHDVRFVVGDNIEKTYSKLKAQWVGDKSNVHMDSYMQIQHIDGYQVEVVDTQHHQAEKLYFVNLGAYRADSLAEQHDFALYVARSSEEAKQRAKESLLAGMTHLHKDDLHDVDDCFAIDLLDSNLSIKLTPSGQAQAMKPDWFGYHVL; encoded by the coding sequence ATGGCGCTTTTTTTAGTCTATCTGGGCGGTCGTATTCAAGGTTGCCACATTGAAATGCACGACGTTCGATTTGTCGTAGGCGATAACATTGAAAAAACCTATTCAAAACTTAAAGCACAATGGGTGGGTGATAAAAGCAATGTGCACATGGATAGCTATATGCAAATTCAGCATATTGATGGCTATCAGGTCGAAGTGGTTGATACCCAGCATCACCAAGCTGAAAAACTATACTTTGTAAATTTAGGTGCCTATCGAGCTGATAGTCTTGCTGAGCAACATGATTTTGCATTGTATGTTGCGCGTAGCAGTGAAGAAGCTAAACAACGCGCTAAAGAGTCTTTATTGGCTGGAATGACTCATCTACATAAAGATGATTTACATGATGTAGACGATTGTTTTGCGATTGATTTGTTAGATAGCAACTTATCAATCAAATTAACGCCAAGCGGGCAAGCACAAGCAATGAAGCCCGATTGGTTTGGCTATCACGTGCTATAA
- a CDS encoding sigma 54-interacting transcriptional regulator, whose product MSEETKPRVLLVDDDASLLKLLAIRIESKGYQVSTVESGIEALQALKNQTYDAVITDLRMDEMDGMALHRQLQSRYPSMPVIMMTAHGSIPDAVEATKQGIFAFITKPVDKDELFDSLAKAIEIHGVHGDETPTQTNIVTRSGAMLHLLEQVKLLGPTQVNVLISGASGTGKELLAQAIHQHSHVSDGPFVAINCGAVPGELLESELFGHKKGAFTGAVKDHQGLFQQAQGGTLFLDEIGDMPLNLQVKLLRVLQEKTIRPVGFQEEIPIDVRVVSATHKNLPEAINNQQFREDLYYRLNVVNLKLPPLCERREDISLLAQHFAGLIAKRMGQEQKQFANDAMHALVRYDWPGNIRQLQNVIEQVVALTPGKVIAAQLVESALNSNISIAEPLSLNDAKKEFERDYLINTLKMSAGNVAEAAKLAKRNRSDFYKLIKKHNINVESLI is encoded by the coding sequence ATGAGTGAAGAAACAAAACCACGGGTTTTATTAGTTGATGATGATGCCAGCTTATTAAAATTACTGGCTATTCGGATTGAATCTAAAGGCTATCAGGTAAGCACAGTCGAAAGTGGTATTGAGGCGTTACAAGCGTTAAAAAATCAAACTTATGATGCGGTGATCACCGACTTAAGAATGGATGAAATGGACGGCATGGCTTTGCACCGTCAGCTACAAAGTCGTTATCCTTCAATGCCGGTGATTATGATGACAGCACATGGTTCGATACCTGATGCAGTTGAGGCAACTAAACAAGGTATATTTGCTTTTATTACCAAGCCTGTAGATAAAGATGAGCTGTTCGACAGCCTTGCTAAAGCTATCGAAATTCATGGTGTACACGGCGATGAAACACCGACACAAACTAATATTGTCACCCGTAGCGGGGCGATGTTGCATTTACTTGAGCAAGTTAAATTGCTTGGTCCAACGCAAGTGAATGTGTTGATCTCTGGTGCCAGCGGCACAGGTAAAGAGTTGCTTGCACAAGCAATACATCAACACAGCCATGTTAGTGACGGGCCATTTGTGGCAATTAACTGCGGTGCTGTGCCGGGGGAGCTTTTAGAGTCTGAATTATTTGGGCATAAAAAAGGCGCGTTTACAGGTGCAGTCAAAGATCATCAAGGTTTGTTTCAACAAGCACAAGGTGGTACCCTTTTTCTAGACGAAATTGGTGATATGCCGCTAAATTTACAAGTAAAACTGCTGAGGGTTTTACAAGAGAAAACGATTCGTCCTGTGGGCTTTCAAGAAGAGATCCCAATTGATGTGCGTGTGGTGTCGGCGACCCATAAGAACCTCCCAGAGGCAATCAATAATCAGCAGTTCCGAGAAGATTTATATTACCGATTAAACGTGGTGAACTTAAAACTGCCTCCGCTTTGTGAACGCCGAGAAGATATTAGTTTGCTAGCACAGCATTTTGCAGGTCTTATTGCTAAACGTATGGGGCAAGAGCAAAAGCAGTTTGCCAACGATGCGATGCATGCACTGGTTCGCTATGACTGGCCGGGTAATATTCGTCAATTACAGAATGTGATAGAGCAGGTAGTAGCTCTTACACCGGGTAAAGTGATTGCAGCTCAGTTGGTAGAGAGTGCATTAAACAGTAATATTAGTATTGCTGAACCGCTTTCGTTAAATGATGCAAAAAAAGAATTTGAGCGAGATTATTTAATTAATACGCTGAAGATGTCAGCAGGTAATGTTGCCGAAGCCGCAAAACTTGCGAAACGTAATCGCTCAGATTTTTATAAATTAATTAAAAAGCACAACATTAATGTTGAAAGCTTAATATAA
- a CDS encoding HAMP domain-containing sensor histidine kinase: MQSSIVIKCKQCLSWRPSLIGQFVCSILLSLLPLCLVVILFLNALNKQLAVTQEIVGDNDEITKVFNNLKQDLNSLERATRQNWVLKSESLDTLIENKWSSSIQRIDELIFLSPTADYILQWRQLAEVLQFAQQHLLFEQKQDGELFAPASKLISEQTNWLREQNELRITKNQQQLKALQTSFINWLVALIPLTLLVGGGFLWRISGRLRELTSVIDKLGQGHWQQKINVRGSSELVELGNKLEWVQAQLYMLEQQKDTFLRHVTHELKTPLASMVEGTDLLTDEIVGPINDEQKAVLELITQSMVRLRAMIESLLSYNAIRTSKETVTELSFAAIKDKIERHFEHRLVAREQSLLWVDELPKKALYISIELLEMILIQLTSNAIKFSPEQGCVTIKANFKHGKLIISVIDQGHGIDDSEKAAVFGAFYQGKNAKQQSEMGSGLGLTIVKETVEQLNGKLSITDNEPQGCVFTAELPIQLTEGVY, from the coding sequence ATGCAAAGTAGCATAGTAATTAAGTGCAAACAGTGTTTAAGCTGGCGACCAAGCCTAATTGGTCAGTTTGTATGTAGTATTTTACTTTCCTTATTACCATTGTGTTTAGTGGTGATTTTGTTTTTAAACGCACTGAATAAACAGCTGGCTGTTACGCAAGAAATTGTGGGTGATAATGATGAAATCACTAAGGTATTTAACAATTTAAAGCAAGACTTAAATAGCCTTGAAAGAGCAACGCGGCAAAATTGGGTACTCAAGAGTGAATCTTTAGATACATTAATTGAAAATAAGTGGAGTTCATCAATTCAGCGTATTGATGAACTGATCTTTTTAAGTCCTACGGCTGATTATATTTTGCAGTGGCGTCAATTAGCTGAGGTTCTGCAATTTGCACAGCAGCATCTTTTATTTGAACAAAAGCAAGATGGTGAGTTATTTGCCCCCGCAAGTAAGTTAATTAGTGAGCAAACCAATTGGCTTAGAGAGCAAAACGAATTACGTATAACTAAAAACCAGCAACAATTAAAAGCATTGCAAACATCTTTTATTAACTGGTTAGTAGCACTTATTCCTTTGACTCTACTCGTAGGCGGAGGGTTTTTATGGCGGATCAGTGGTCGTTTACGAGAGCTAACGAGCGTGATTGATAAGCTAGGTCAAGGCCATTGGCAGCAAAAAATAAATGTCCGAGGCTCGTCTGAGTTAGTTGAACTTGGCAACAAACTAGAATGGGTTCAAGCTCAGCTGTATATGTTGGAGCAGCAAAAAGATACGTTTTTGCGTCATGTAACTCATGAATTAAAGACCCCACTTGCTTCAATGGTTGAAGGAACTGATCTATTAACAGATGAAATTGTTGGCCCTATTAATGATGAACAAAAAGCAGTCCTTGAGCTAATCACCCAAAGCATGGTGCGACTTAGAGCAATGATAGAAAGTTTACTTAGTTATAATGCGATTCGTACTAGTAAAGAGACAGTAACTGAGCTTAGTTTTGCCGCCATAAAAGATAAGATTGAGCGTCACTTTGAACATCGTCTAGTTGCACGTGAACAATCACTGTTATGGGTTGATGAGCTGCCTAAAAAAGCACTTTATATTTCAATTGAGTTACTAGAAATGATCTTGATCCAACTCACTTCTAATGCAATCAAGTTTTCGCCTGAACAAGGCTGTGTCACGATTAAAGCGAATTTCAAACATGGCAAACTTATTATCAGTGTTATTGATCAAGGACATGGAATTGATGATTCCGAAAAGGCCGCGGTATTTGGTGCGTTTTATCAAGGCAAAAATGCAAAACAGCAGAGCGAGATGGGCAGTGGCTTAGGTCTCACAATTGTTAAAGAAACCGTAGAGCAATTAAATGGCAAACTCTCTATTACAGATAATGAACCTCAAGGGTGTGTTTTTACCGCCGAATTACCAATTCAATTAACCGAAGGAGTTTACTGA
- a CDS encoding EF-hand domain-containing protein yields the protein MSSNAFDLKDTFNELDKDSNGFLSDAEASEDALLHGNFTQIDSNQDGQISFAEFKSFIN from the coding sequence ATGAGCAGTAATGCATTTGATTTAAAAGATACATTCAATGAATTAGATAAAGATAGCAATGGTTTTTTGAGTGATGCTGAAGCATCTGAAGACGCTTTATTACATGGAAACTTCACTCAAATTGATAGCAATCAAGATGGTCAAATTTCATTTGCAGAGTTTAAATCATTTATTAATTAG
- a CDS encoding EF-hand domain-containing protein produces MRIFWLASCTLITISFNSLALDVKQRFDHLDKDKNGFLSLEELSSQPHLKKHIAQWDENKDQQISLLEFKHYLTNKS; encoded by the coding sequence ATGAGAATTTTCTGGCTTGCTTCATGCACCTTAATTACTATAAGCTTCAATAGCTTAGCATTGGATGTAAAACAACGCTTTGATCACCTAGATAAAGATAAAAACGGCTTTTTATCTTTGGAAGAACTTTCATCTCAACCGCATTTAAAAAAGCATATTGCGCAGTGGGATGAAAATAAGGATCAACAAATATCGCTTCTTGAATTTAAACACTACTTAACAAATAAGAGTTAA
- a CDS encoding EF-hand domain-containing protein, with protein sequence MSKLTFASLAMCCVFSTISVAADSIGEKFKQLDRNEDGFLSRSESARDPALWSRFSNYDNNKDNKLSLSEYKAYASK encoded by the coding sequence ATGTCAAAATTAACCTTTGCCAGCCTCGCAATGTGTTGCGTATTTAGTACAATCAGTGTCGCTGCAGATAGTATTGGTGAAAAATTTAAACAACTAGACCGTAATGAAGATGGCTTCTTGAGCCGCTCAGAATCTGCTCGAGATCCAGCTTTATGGTCTCGGTTTAGTAATTACGATAATAATAAAGATAACAAGCTATCTCTCTCAGAATACAAGGCTTATGCCAGTAAATAG
- a CDS encoding amidohydrolase has product MKLIISLLATASLSCFANTTVIYNVNGYTPTYQGETQHFSALVFKDGKVVKTGDDSIKKSFPDATTIDGKQATLLPGLVDAHGHVIGLGNNLSQLDVRNTRSADEVGKMLAEFAKDKQGWIIGRGWNQEQWPGGQFPTAADLDKYVKDKPVVLSRVDGHAVWVNSKAIELAGISAATDSPAGGEIIKLTSGEPSGVFIDKAETLITKHVPKVSHASINTALDNAGEHLLSLGITSTHDAGIDYDTWQVYKQRSEQNTLPVRIVAMLSAADPKLEVMLKAGRYKDMNDMLSIRSVKVYADGALGSRGAALIEEYADRKNHHGLMLETQEKLEQLFNLSFAHGFSANTHAIGDKANHVVLDAYENVFKKSGGILLRNRIEHAQIVAPDDIPRFKTLKIIPSMQPVHATSDMHMAEQRLTEKQLEGAYAWKTFLAQGSVIAAGSDFPVELADPFDGLYSAITRMDHNQQPEGGWRPQELLSRDEALRAFTLGGAYAAHQEFKVGSLEQGKWADFILIDKDYYKVPVSEIHAISVTQTWIAGELKYKKED; this is encoded by the coding sequence ATGAAACTTATCATCAGCCTACTGGCAACAGCTTCACTGAGTTGTTTTGCCAACACCACAGTTATCTACAATGTAAATGGTTATACACCGACCTACCAAGGTGAAACCCAACACTTTTCAGCACTGGTTTTTAAAGACGGTAAAGTCGTAAAAACTGGCGATGACTCGATTAAAAAAAGCTTCCCTGACGCTACCACGATTGATGGCAAACAAGCCACTCTCTTACCTGGTTTAGTCGATGCTCATGGTCATGTGATTGGTTTAGGTAATAATCTGTCTCAACTTGATGTCAGAAATACCCGTTCAGCAGATGAGGTTGGCAAAATGCTGGCTGAATTTGCTAAAGATAAACAAGGCTGGATCATTGGTCGCGGCTGGAACCAAGAACAATGGCCCGGCGGACAGTTTCCAACCGCTGCTGATTTAGACAAATATGTAAAAGATAAACCCGTGGTACTTTCTCGGGTTGACGGCCACGCGGTCTGGGTTAACTCAAAAGCAATAGAATTAGCTGGGATATCTGCAGCCACCGATTCACCTGCTGGGGGAGAAATCATCAAACTGACTTCAGGTGAGCCATCAGGCGTATTTATTGATAAAGCCGAAACGCTTATTACAAAGCATGTACCAAAAGTAAGCCATGCCAGTATTAATACAGCATTAGACAATGCTGGTGAGCATTTACTAAGTTTGGGGATCACCTCAACCCATGATGCTGGTATCGATTATGATACATGGCAAGTATACAAGCAGCGTTCTGAGCAAAATACCCTGCCGGTTAGAATCGTCGCCATGCTTAGTGCCGCCGATCCTAAGCTAGAAGTCATGCTTAAAGCTGGTCGTTATAAAGATATGAACGACATGCTGTCTATTCGCAGTGTCAAAGTATACGCTGACGGTGCCTTGGGTAGTCGGGGCGCCGCTCTAATCGAAGAGTATGCAGATCGTAAAAATCATCATGGCTTAATGCTTGAAACCCAAGAGAAACTTGAACAATTATTTAACCTGAGTTTTGCTCATGGCTTTAGTGCGAACACTCACGCCATTGGTGATAAAGCCAACCATGTAGTGCTAGATGCTTACGAAAATGTGTTTAAAAAATCAGGAGGCATTTTACTGCGTAACCGCATTGAACATGCACAAATTGTTGCCCCTGATGACATACCTCGCTTTAAGACACTAAAAATTATTCCATCAATGCAACCCGTTCATGCAACCTCTGATATGCATATGGCTGAGCAGCGTTTAACTGAGAAACAACTTGAAGGGGCTTACGCTTGGAAAACCTTTTTAGCGCAAGGTTCAGTAATTGCAGCGGGTTCTGATTTTCCTGTAGAGCTTGCCGACCCATTTGATGGTTTATATTCAGCCATTACACGAATGGATCACAATCAACAGCCTGAAGGCGGCTGGCGTCCTCAAGAATTATTATCTCGCGATGAAGCGCTGCGTGCTTTTACTTTAGGTGGTGCTTATGCCGCACATCAAGAGTTTAAAGTTGGTAGCTTAGAGCAAGGCAAGTGGGCTGACTTTATTTTGATTGATAAAGACTATTACAAGGTGCCTGTATCAGAAATTCACGCTATTAGCGTTACTCAAACTTGGATTGCAGGCGAGCTTAAATATAAAAAAGAGGATTAA
- a CDS encoding uroporphyrinogen decarboxylase yields the protein MSWEYLGYLASALLVASLTMSDVVKLRWFNLAGCIAFTFYGLAIGAVPVAFTNGLLAFVNIYHIIKLKRQQKTDAKNP from the coding sequence TTGAGTTGGGAATATTTAGGCTATTTAGCATCTGCACTGTTAGTTGCTTCTTTGACGATGAGTGATGTGGTAAAGCTCCGCTGGTTCAACCTAGCAGGGTGTATTGCTTTTACCTTTTATGGTCTTGCAATTGGTGCCGTTCCGGTGGCCTTCACCAATGGCTTACTGGCATTTGTAAATATTTACCACATCATAAAGTTAAAGCGTCAGCAAAAAACTGACGCTAAAAACCCTTAA
- a CDS encoding Crp/Fnr family transcriptional regulator: MFQYHFSSYLVDQLLTFAGSSFQQAKKEVLIHQDQPLSKLVLVRSGTVSFSYDVGNGRRLLLGQLDCNNTLIGEIEALNNLPCIYTVTCFSDVSYNLIELKHWRSLLLEKPELSLYTAQTIAAKFQENQKINLDKLLLPLSYNIAKDCLLRAENNNPTLLRAYPTVNAEAERFATTERAYRRVVTELVEKGLVQRSNQGLQVVDIEKLSDYVESFSQL; this comes from the coding sequence ATGTTTCAATATCATTTTTCAAGCTACCTTGTTGACCAGCTACTGACATTTGCAGGCAGTAGTTTTCAGCAAGCTAAAAAAGAAGTGCTTATCCACCAAGATCAACCACTCAGTAAACTTGTTTTAGTGAGAAGTGGCACTGTATCGTTTAGCTATGATGTGGGTAATGGCCGTCGCCTGTTATTAGGTCAACTTGATTGCAACAACACCCTGATTGGTGAAATTGAAGCGCTCAATAACTTACCCTGTATTTACACAGTAACTTGCTTTAGTGATGTCAGTTATAACTTAATAGAACTAAAGCACTGGCGTTCACTACTGTTAGAAAAGCCTGAACTGAGCTTATATACAGCACAAACTATTGCTGCAAAATTCCAAGAAAATCAAAAAATAAATTTAGATAAGTTACTTTTACCACTTAGCTATAACATAGCTAAAGATTGTTTACTGAGAGCAGAAAATAACAACCCCACTCTGCTGCGTGCATATCCAACGGTTAATGCAGAAGCTGAGCGCTTTGCCACAACTGAGAGAGCTTATAGACGTGTAGTAACAGAACTTGTTGAAAAAGGCTTAGTACAACGCAGTAATCAAGGCCTGCAAGTTGTTGATATTGAAAAACTGAGTGATTATGTAGAGAGTTTTTCGCAGTTATGA
- a CDS encoding phosphoribosyltransferase family protein: MSDKCYITAQQLLEDSFRVAAQVYKDGFRPDFIIGIWRGGAPIGIAVQEYYDYKGIETDHIAVRTSSYYGINQQSKEIKVHGLHYIIENANADNSLLIVDDVFDSGRSIFALKEKLYELMRLNLPRDIRVACPYYKPKNSKVDMVPDYYIHESDEWLVFPHELSGLTPDEIIEGKSDLKNIHDILLEK; this comes from the coding sequence ATGTCAGATAAGTGCTATATCACAGCGCAGCAGCTTCTTGAAGATTCATTTCGTGTTGCGGCACAAGTTTATAAAGATGGTTTCCGTCCTGATTTCATCATTGGTATTTGGCGTGGTGGCGCACCAATCGGTATCGCAGTTCAAGAATATTACGATTACAAAGGCATTGAGACTGATCACATCGCGGTTCGTACTTCTTCGTATTACGGTATTAACCAACAATCAAAAGAAATCAAAGTTCACGGTTTGCATTACATCATTGAAAATGCCAATGCAGACAACTCATTATTAATCGTTGATGACGTGTTTGATTCTGGCCGCAGTATTTTTGCATTGAAAGAAAAGCTTTATGAGCTAATGCGTTTGAACTTACCACGTGATATTCGCGTTGCATGTCCTTACTACAAGCCTAAGAACTCAAAGGTAGATATGGTACCTGATTATTACATTCATGAGTCTGATGAATGGCTAGTATTTCCGCATGAGCTGTCAGGATTAACACCGGATGAGATTATTGAAGGTAAGTCTGATTTAAAAAATATCCACGATATTTTGTTAGAAAAGTAA
- the pepB gene encoding aminopeptidase PepB translates to MSEKFLVQLSEHSAAAHWGEKATLSFTEQGATVHLTEHDTLKSVQKAARTLANQGLKNIALVGDVWCTETQWAFYQGFVSPKNLDAIEFVENAKTDSKELASLKQAATWARQMINGTADDIFPESLAGKAAEFIQSLAPEHVSYQIIKGDALLEQQWIGIHAVGRGSERPPVLLALDYNPTGDENAPVAAALVGKGITFDSGGYSIKPSEGMLGMKCDMGGAATVTAGLALAISRGINKRIKLFLCCAENLISGHAYKLGDILTYKNGTTVEIVNTDAEGRLVLADGLMAAGESGAPLIIDAATLTGAALVAVGQEYNALFGLDKELVRDVQEFAEQEMEAAWPLPLEKWHQQNCPSPYADTANSRPQKGGGFGGASNAAGFLSRFVPNEGKGWVHIDLAAAFNMGSTSEWAAGATTQGMRTVARTLLEKA, encoded by the coding sequence ATGTCAGAAAAATTTTTAGTTCAACTTAGCGAGCACAGTGCTGCCGCACATTGGGGCGAAAAAGCCACTCTTTCTTTTACTGAACAAGGCGCAACTGTTCATTTAACTGAGCATGATACACTTAAAAGTGTTCAAAAAGCAGCACGCACGTTAGCTAATCAAGGTTTAAAAAACATCGCGTTAGTGGGTGACGTTTGGTGCACAGAAACACAGTGGGCCTTTTACCAAGGTTTCGTATCACCAAAGAATTTAGATGCGATTGAATTTGTTGAAAACGCAAAAACAGACAGCAAAGAGCTAGCTTCATTAAAGCAAGCGGCTACATGGGCTCGCCAAATGATCAACGGCACAGCCGATGATATCTTCCCTGAAAGCCTAGCTGGTAAAGCGGCTGAGTTTATTCAGTCGTTAGCGCCTGAGCATGTAAGCTATCAAATCATCAAAGGCGATGCGTTGTTGGAGCAGCAATGGATTGGTATCCATGCAGTTGGTCGTGGTAGTGAGCGTCCGCCAGTTTTATTAGCACTAGATTATAATCCAACGGGTGATGAAAATGCGCCAGTTGCAGCAGCTTTAGTGGGCAAAGGTATTACGTTTGACTCAGGTGGTTATTCAATCAAACCAAGTGAAGGCATGCTAGGCATGAAGTGCGATATGGGTGGTGCTGCAACAGTAACAGCAGGCTTAGCGCTTGCTATCAGCCGTGGTATCAACAAGCGTATTAAATTGTTCTTATGTTGTGCAGAAAACCTTATTTCAGGTCATGCCTACAAACTTGGTGATATCTTAACTTACAAAAATGGCACCACAGTTGAAATCGTTAATACTGACGCTGAAGGCCGTTTAGTACTAGCTGATGGCTTAATGGCTGCGGGTGAGTCTGGCGCGCCATTAATTATTGATGCAGCAACGCTAACAGGCGCTGCACTTGTTGCTGTTGGTCAAGAGTACAACGCACTGTTTGGTCTTGATAAAGAGCTAGTACGTGACGTACAGGAATTTGCAGAGCAAGAAATGGAAGCGGCTTGGCCTCTACCTCTTGAAAAGTGGCATCAACAAAACTGCCCATCACCATATGCAGATACAGCAAATAGCCGTCCTCAAAAAGGGGGTGGCTTCGGTGGTGCTTCTAACGCGGCTGGTTTCTTATCACGCTTTGTGCCAAATGAAGGCAAAGGTTGGGTGCACATTGACCTTGCTGCAGCATTTAACATGGGTAGCACAAGCGAGTGGGCTGCAGGCGCTACAACACAAGGTATGCGTACCGTTGCAAGAACGTTACTAGAAAAAGCGTAA
- the sfsA gene encoding DNA/RNA nuclease SfsA → MKFTPPLQSATLLKRYKRFLADLKTPCGHEFTAHCANTGKMTGCAEPGFKAYYSTSDNTKRKYPHSLQLTENTFNQLICVNTAIANQVVHEAVQNGVIKELAGYQTLNSEVKYGQENSRIDFLLTDEHKPHCYVEVKSVTLLSQAEPESGQGYFPDAKTERGQKHLRELIEMAQQGYRAVLFFAVLHEGINQVSAAAHIDPKYAQLLTDAIENGVEVIAYKAKISAEEIKLQEKCDFLS, encoded by the coding sequence ATGAAATTTACGCCACCATTACAATCTGCCACTTTACTCAAGCGCTATAAGCGCTTCTTAGCTGATTTAAAAACGCCTTGTGGTCACGAGTTTACCGCTCACTGCGCTAACACTGGTAAAATGACTGGTTGTGCAGAACCCGGCTTTAAGGCTTATTACTCAACGAGTGACAACACTAAACGTAAGTATCCCCACTCTTTACAATTAACTGAAAACACGTTTAATCAGCTTATCTGTGTCAATACCGCTATTGCCAATCAAGTTGTCCACGAGGCAGTGCAAAATGGGGTGATTAAAGAGCTTGCTGGCTATCAAACCCTAAACTCAGAAGTAAAATACGGCCAAGAAAATAGTCGTATCGATTTTTTATTAACAGATGAACACAAACCCCACTGCTACGTAGAAGTAAAATCAGTGACATTGCTTTCGCAAGCAGAACCAGAATCTGGACAAGGTTATTTTCCGGATGCAAAAACGGAGCGAGGCCAAAAACATCTTCGAGAGCTAATAGAGATGGCGCAGCAAGGGTATCGTGCAGTGCTATTTTTTGCCGTTTTACATGAAGGTATCAATCAAGTAAGTGCGGCTGCACATATCGATCCTAAATATGCTCAGCTTTTAACAGATGCAATAGAAAATGGTGTTGAAGTCATTGCTTACAAAGCAAAAATTTCTGCTGAAGAAATTAAACTGCAAGAAAAATGTGATTTTCTGAGCTAA
- the dksA gene encoding RNA polymerase-binding protein DksA: protein MPDQKRLGLLAQAGLEPYQEQPGEEYMNEAQRAHFKKILEAWRNDLRNEVDRTKSHMQDEAANFPDPVDRAAQEEEFSLELRTRDRERKLIKKIEKTIQLIKEDDFGFCESCGIEIGIRRLEARPTADLCVDCKTLAEIKEKQSGRG from the coding sequence ATGCCAGACCAAAAAAGACTAGGGTTATTGGCTCAGGCCGGGTTGGAACCATACCAAGAACAGCCAGGTGAAGAGTATATGAATGAAGCACAACGTGCTCATTTCAAAAAAATTTTAGAAGCTTGGCGTAATGATTTACGTAACGAAGTTGACCGCACTAAATCGCATATGCAAGACGAGGCAGCTAACTTTCCAGATCCAGTAGACCGTGCAGCACAAGAAGAAGAGTTCTCATTAGAACTTCGTACTCGTGACCGCGAACGTAAACTGATCAAAAAGATTGAAAAAACGATTCAACTAATCAAAGAAGATGACTTTGGCTTTTGTGAATCATGTGGTATCGAAATTGGTATCCGCCGCTTAGAAGCGCGTCCTACAGCAGACTTATGTGTTGACTGTAAAACGCTTGCGGAAATTAAAGAAAAACAATCTGGACGCGGTTAA
- the gluQRS gene encoding tRNA glutamyl-Q(34) synthetase GluQRS: MPTTAVNTQKREYRGRFAPSPSGPLHFGSLIAAVGSFLDAKANQGKWLVRIEDIDTTRVVNGASDDILHTLEAYGLHWDESVIYQTQRHEHYQAIVDELISQNLVYACHCTRKEIKAIGGIYQGHCRHKNHSLSDSALRLTQQFATSNYDDLIQGEIHVDNQLAQEDYLIKRSDGLFAYQLVVVVDDIAQGISHVVRGADLLEPTARQLSLFKQLNQPAPQYAHLPLAVAKPGFKLSKQNYAPAISKKDPKPALFDALRFLGLQPEASILSLSIEQMLEWAIKTYRMELVPKSLEIQVSEDPNSAFCDFLTITK; this comes from the coding sequence ATGCCTACCACAGCCGTTAATACACAAAAGCGTGAATATCGTGGCCGCTTTGCGCCATCCCCTTCGGGGCCATTGCACTTTGGTTCACTTATAGCGGCTGTGGGGAGCTTCCTTGATGCAAAAGCCAATCAAGGGAAATGGTTAGTGCGCATTGAAGATATCGACACAACGCGTGTTGTAAATGGTGCTAGCGACGACATATTACACACCCTAGAGGCTTACGGCCTGCACTGGGATGAAAGCGTAATCTACCAAACCCAACGTCATGAACATTACCAAGCTATTGTTGATGAACTCATTTCTCAAAACCTTGTTTATGCATGCCATTGCACCCGTAAAGAAATTAAAGCTATCGGGGGCATTTACCAAGGTCATTGCCGACATAAAAATCATTCTTTATCTGACTCAGCGCTGCGTTTAACCCAGCAATTTGCTACCAGCAACTATGATGATTTAATTCAAGGTGAGATCCATGTAGACAACCAGCTTGCACAAGAAGATTATCTAATTAAACGCAGTGATGGATTATTCGCCTATCAACTGGTTGTGGTTGTTGATGATATTGCACAAGGTATTTCTCATGTTGTTCGCGGCGCGGATCTACTTGAGCCCACAGCTAGGCAGCTAAGCTTATTTAAGCAACTTAATCAACCGGCTCCACAATATGCACATTTACCCCTTGCGGTTGCAAAACCAGGTTTTAAATTGTCAAAACAAAATTATGCGCCGGCCATTTCTAAAAAAGATCCTAAACCTGCACTGTTTGATGCCTTGCGCTTTTTAGGATTACAGCCTGAGGCATCCATCCTCTCGTTAAGCATTGAGCAAATGCTTGAGTGGGCAATTAAAACCTATCGTATGGAACTGGTTCCTAAGAGCCTAGAAATCCAAGTTAGTGAGGATCCTAACTCAGCTTTTTGTGACTTTCTTACTATTACAAAATAA